From one Trifolium pratense cultivar HEN17-A07 linkage group LG1, ARS_RC_1.1, whole genome shotgun sequence genomic stretch:
- the LOC123919699 gene encoding pumilio homolog 4 isoform X1: MASGSKVDVPTLDLPNRTIGSLQSELEMLLHEQRNQQFINRERGYDIYRSGSAPPTVEGSLSAFGSLRNFDYGANNNGRSNNDGILTEDEIRSHPAYLSYYYSHESINPRLPPPLLSKEDWRIAQRFQVGGSSSNEGFGDWRKNVTPNGNSSSLFSVQPGFSLQHAENDLMELRKANGRNIPRQSSPQLLDRHTDGMTRMSGTGLGARRTGYSDILQQDGFDQPVLTSTMSRPASHNAFGDIRDSAGIVDRESFEGLRSSASTPGLIGLQNHGVNSHSFSSAVGSSLSRSTTPDSHAIGRPVGSAVPQMGSKVFSAEKSGIGLGNHSGHPSSMTDLADMVSGLNLSGARRAEQENFLKSKLQMEVDNHANVLLNTPNNVNLPKHNELATDLNTFSLNERVNLMKKTASFANLRANVHSTGNLTSLPSMDFAGQVPGAYPANTKLNNVYNNHLETALRGRRDGQNLDTLGNQVGSELNSATLDPRIIQYLQQSSDYSMHGMNSSGDPFQMRNFSDASQHGDREAIRKAYLETLLIQQKQQYELPLLSKSGLLNHGSFGSQPYDLGMPHSGKQIANSSLPSLGSGNPLFENERISHINSMMRSSMGGSGNSWHADIGNNMETRFASSLLDEFKNNKAKPFELSDITDHVVQFSTDQYGSRFIQQKLETASVEEKTKIFPEIIPHARALMTDVFGNYVIQKFFEHGTDSQRKELANQLTGHVLPLSLQMYGCRVIQKALEVVDVDQQSQMVSELSGAIMKCVRDQNGNHVIQKCIECVPQDRIQFIISSFYGQVVALSTHPYGCRVIQRVLEHCDDLNTQEIIMDEIMQSVCTLAQDQYGNYVIQHILEYGKPHERTIVISKLAGQIVKMSQQKFASNVIEKCLAFGSPEERQILVNEMLGTSDENEPLQAMMKDPFGNYVVQKVLETCDDQSLELILSRIKVHLNALKRYTYGKHIVSRVEKLITTGERRIGLLA; this comes from the exons ATGGCCAGTGGGAGTAAGGTGGATGTGCCAACGTTGGATTTGCCGAATAGGACTATTGGATCGTTGCAGAGTGAGCTGGAAATGTTACTGCATGAGCAGCGGAATCAGCAGTTTATAAATAGAGAACGTGGTTATGATATTTATAGGAGTGGAAGTGCGCCTCCAACAGTTGAGGGGTCGTTAAGTGCTTTTGGCAGTTTGAGGAATTTTGATTATGGAGCTAATAATAATGGGAGGAGTAATAATGATGGAATTTTGACTGAAGATGAGATTCGATCACACCCGGCTTATCTTTCATATTATTACTCACATGAGAGTATTAATCCTAGGTTGCCTCCACCATTGTTGTCAAAAGAAGATTGGCGTATTGCACAAAGGTTTCAAGTTGGTGGGTCTTCTTCAAATGAGGGATTTGGGGACTGGAGGAAGAATGTGACCCCAAATGGTAATAGTTCATCGCTATTTTCGGTGCAACCGGGATTTTCATTGCAACATGCAGAAAATGATTTGATGGAATTGAGGAAAGCCAATGGACGTAATATCCCTAGGCAGAGTTCACCTCAGTTACTCGATAGACATACAGATGGTATGACAAGAATGTCAGGAACCGGTCTTGGTGCAAGGAGGACTGGTTATTCAGACATTCTTCAG CAGGATGGGTTTGATCAACCTGTTTTGACTAGCACTATGTCACGTCCAGCAAGTCACAATGCATTTGGTGATATCAGGGATTCAGCTGGCATTGTTGATCGTGAGTCCTTCGAGGGATTGCGTTCATCAGCCTCTACCCCAGGTTTGATTGGACTTCAGAACCACGGTGTAAACTCTCACAGTTTTTCATCTGCTGTGGGTTCTTCTCTGTCAAGGTCGACGACCCCTGACTCGCATGCTATTGGGAGACCTGTTGGATCTGCAGTTCCTCAAATGGGTAGCAAAGTGTTCTCTGCTGAGAAAAGTGGGATTGGCTTGGGTAATCACAGTGGTCACCCTTCCAGTATGACAGATCTTGCTGATATGGTGTCAGGGTTAAATTTATCTGGTGCTAGACGTGCAGAACAAGAAAACTTTTTGAAATCTAAGCTGCAGATGGAAGTTGATAATCATGCTAATGTTCTGTTAAACACACCGAACAATGTTAATTTGCCCAAACATAACGAGCTTGCAACAGACCTTAACACATTTAGTTTGAATGAGCGAGTTAATCTAATGAAAAAAACTGCTTCTTTTGCTAATCTCCGTGCAAATGTGCATTCTACTGGAAACTTAACAAGTTTGCCAAGTATGGACTTCGCTGGCCAAGTTCCTGGTGCATATCCTGCAAACACTAAATTGAATAATGTGTACAATAATCATCTTGAGACag CCTTGAGGGGTCGCAGAGATGGACAAAATTTAGATACACTGGGAAATCAAGTGGGTTCTGAATTGAATTCCGCAACTCTGGATCCACGCATCATCCAATACTTGCAGCAAAGTTCTGATTACTCCATGCATGGGATGAATAGTTCTGGTGATCCTTTTCAAATGAGAAATTTCTCTGATGCTTCACAACATGGAGACAGAGAGGCAATTCGTAAAGCATATCTTGAGACACTTCTTATTCAACAAAAGCAACAGTATGAACTCCCACTTCTGAGCAAATCTGGGCTTCTTAATCATGGGTCATTTGGGAGTCAACCATATGATCTTGGAATGCCACATTCAGGAAAGCAGATAGCAAATTCATCACTTCCTTCTCTTGGATCTGGAAATCCACTGTTTGAGAATGAACGTATCTCGCACATAAACTCTATGATGAGAAGTTCTATGGGAGGTTCTGGCAACTCATGGCATGCTGATATTGGCAATAACATGGAGACTAGGTTCGCTTCATCTTTGCTGGATGAATTTAAGAACAACAAAGCCAAACCTTTTGAACTTTCAGATATCACTGATCATGTGGTACAGTTCAG TACTGATCAGTATGGTAGCCGCTTTATTCAGCAGAAATTAGAAACAGCTTCGGTAGAAGAGAAGACCAAGATATTTCCTGAGATCATTCCTCATGCTCGTGCCTTGATGACTGATGTCTTTGGCAATTATGTCATACAGAAA TTTTTTGAGCACGGTACAGATAGTCAAAGAAAGGAATTGGCCAACCAACTTACAGGTCATGTTTTACCTCTTAGTCTGCAAATGTACGGTTGCAGAGTGATTCAGAAG GCCTTGGAGGTGGTTGATGTTGATCAGCAGAGCCAAATGGTGTCGGAGCTGAGTGGTGCAATAATGAAATGTGTACGTGACCAAAATGGAAACCATGTTATTCAGAAGTGTATAGAGTGTGTCCCTCAAGATAGAATTCAGTTTATCATCTCATCCTTTTATGGGCAAGTTGTTGCACTTTCTACTCATCCTTATGGGTGCAGAGTTATTCAG AGGGTTCTAGAACATTGTGATGATCTAAACACTCAAGAAATTATCATGGATGAAATCATGCAATCTGTATGCACTTTAGCACAGGATCAATATGGAAATTATGTTATTCAG CACATCCTAGAATATGGTAAACCGCATGAACGAACTATTGTTATCAGCAAGCTTGCTGGACAAATTGTTAAGATGAGCCAGCAAAAATTTGCTTCTAATGTCATCGAGAAGTGCTTGGCTTTCGGGTCTCCTGAAGAACGTCAGATTTTGGTGAATGAAATGCTTGGTACCTCTGATGAGAATGAGCCCTTACAG
- the LOC123919699 gene encoding pumilio homolog 4 isoform X2 translates to MASGSKVDVPTLDLPNRTIGSLQSELEMLLHEQRNQQFINRERGYDIYRSGSAPPTVEGSLSAFGSLRNFDYGANNNGRSNNDGILTEDEIRSHPAYLSYYYSHESINPRLPPPLLSKEDWRIAQRFQVGGSSSNEGFGDWRKNVTPNGNSSSLFSVQPGFSLQHAENDLMELRKANGRNIPRQSSPQLLDRHTDGMTRMSGTGLGARRTGYSDILQDGFDQPVLTSTMSRPASHNAFGDIRDSAGIVDRESFEGLRSSASTPGLIGLQNHGVNSHSFSSAVGSSLSRSTTPDSHAIGRPVGSAVPQMGSKVFSAEKSGIGLGNHSGHPSSMTDLADMVSGLNLSGARRAEQENFLKSKLQMEVDNHANVLLNTPNNVNLPKHNELATDLNTFSLNERVNLMKKTASFANLRANVHSTGNLTSLPSMDFAGQVPGAYPANTKLNNVYNNHLETALRGRRDGQNLDTLGNQVGSELNSATLDPRIIQYLQQSSDYSMHGMNSSGDPFQMRNFSDASQHGDREAIRKAYLETLLIQQKQQYELPLLSKSGLLNHGSFGSQPYDLGMPHSGKQIANSSLPSLGSGNPLFENERISHINSMMRSSMGGSGNSWHADIGNNMETRFASSLLDEFKNNKAKPFELSDITDHVVQFSTDQYGSRFIQQKLETASVEEKTKIFPEIIPHARALMTDVFGNYVIQKFFEHGTDSQRKELANQLTGHVLPLSLQMYGCRVIQKALEVVDVDQQSQMVSELSGAIMKCVRDQNGNHVIQKCIECVPQDRIQFIISSFYGQVVALSTHPYGCRVIQRVLEHCDDLNTQEIIMDEIMQSVCTLAQDQYGNYVIQHILEYGKPHERTIVISKLAGQIVKMSQQKFASNVIEKCLAFGSPEERQILVNEMLGTSDENEPLQAMMKDPFGNYVVQKVLETCDDQSLELILSRIKVHLNALKRYTYGKHIVSRVEKLITTGERRIGLLA, encoded by the exons ATGGCCAGTGGGAGTAAGGTGGATGTGCCAACGTTGGATTTGCCGAATAGGACTATTGGATCGTTGCAGAGTGAGCTGGAAATGTTACTGCATGAGCAGCGGAATCAGCAGTTTATAAATAGAGAACGTGGTTATGATATTTATAGGAGTGGAAGTGCGCCTCCAACAGTTGAGGGGTCGTTAAGTGCTTTTGGCAGTTTGAGGAATTTTGATTATGGAGCTAATAATAATGGGAGGAGTAATAATGATGGAATTTTGACTGAAGATGAGATTCGATCACACCCGGCTTATCTTTCATATTATTACTCACATGAGAGTATTAATCCTAGGTTGCCTCCACCATTGTTGTCAAAAGAAGATTGGCGTATTGCACAAAGGTTTCAAGTTGGTGGGTCTTCTTCAAATGAGGGATTTGGGGACTGGAGGAAGAATGTGACCCCAAATGGTAATAGTTCATCGCTATTTTCGGTGCAACCGGGATTTTCATTGCAACATGCAGAAAATGATTTGATGGAATTGAGGAAAGCCAATGGACGTAATATCCCTAGGCAGAGTTCACCTCAGTTACTCGATAGACATACAGATGGTATGACAAGAATGTCAGGAACCGGTCTTGGTGCAAGGAGGACTGGTTATTCAGACATTCTTCAG GATGGGTTTGATCAACCTGTTTTGACTAGCACTATGTCACGTCCAGCAAGTCACAATGCATTTGGTGATATCAGGGATTCAGCTGGCATTGTTGATCGTGAGTCCTTCGAGGGATTGCGTTCATCAGCCTCTACCCCAGGTTTGATTGGACTTCAGAACCACGGTGTAAACTCTCACAGTTTTTCATCTGCTGTGGGTTCTTCTCTGTCAAGGTCGACGACCCCTGACTCGCATGCTATTGGGAGACCTGTTGGATCTGCAGTTCCTCAAATGGGTAGCAAAGTGTTCTCTGCTGAGAAAAGTGGGATTGGCTTGGGTAATCACAGTGGTCACCCTTCCAGTATGACAGATCTTGCTGATATGGTGTCAGGGTTAAATTTATCTGGTGCTAGACGTGCAGAACAAGAAAACTTTTTGAAATCTAAGCTGCAGATGGAAGTTGATAATCATGCTAATGTTCTGTTAAACACACCGAACAATGTTAATTTGCCCAAACATAACGAGCTTGCAACAGACCTTAACACATTTAGTTTGAATGAGCGAGTTAATCTAATGAAAAAAACTGCTTCTTTTGCTAATCTCCGTGCAAATGTGCATTCTACTGGAAACTTAACAAGTTTGCCAAGTATGGACTTCGCTGGCCAAGTTCCTGGTGCATATCCTGCAAACACTAAATTGAATAATGTGTACAATAATCATCTTGAGACag CCTTGAGGGGTCGCAGAGATGGACAAAATTTAGATACACTGGGAAATCAAGTGGGTTCTGAATTGAATTCCGCAACTCTGGATCCACGCATCATCCAATACTTGCAGCAAAGTTCTGATTACTCCATGCATGGGATGAATAGTTCTGGTGATCCTTTTCAAATGAGAAATTTCTCTGATGCTTCACAACATGGAGACAGAGAGGCAATTCGTAAAGCATATCTTGAGACACTTCTTATTCAACAAAAGCAACAGTATGAACTCCCACTTCTGAGCAAATCTGGGCTTCTTAATCATGGGTCATTTGGGAGTCAACCATATGATCTTGGAATGCCACATTCAGGAAAGCAGATAGCAAATTCATCACTTCCTTCTCTTGGATCTGGAAATCCACTGTTTGAGAATGAACGTATCTCGCACATAAACTCTATGATGAGAAGTTCTATGGGAGGTTCTGGCAACTCATGGCATGCTGATATTGGCAATAACATGGAGACTAGGTTCGCTTCATCTTTGCTGGATGAATTTAAGAACAACAAAGCCAAACCTTTTGAACTTTCAGATATCACTGATCATGTGGTACAGTTCAG TACTGATCAGTATGGTAGCCGCTTTATTCAGCAGAAATTAGAAACAGCTTCGGTAGAAGAGAAGACCAAGATATTTCCTGAGATCATTCCTCATGCTCGTGCCTTGATGACTGATGTCTTTGGCAATTATGTCATACAGAAA TTTTTTGAGCACGGTACAGATAGTCAAAGAAAGGAATTGGCCAACCAACTTACAGGTCATGTTTTACCTCTTAGTCTGCAAATGTACGGTTGCAGAGTGATTCAGAAG GCCTTGGAGGTGGTTGATGTTGATCAGCAGAGCCAAATGGTGTCGGAGCTGAGTGGTGCAATAATGAAATGTGTACGTGACCAAAATGGAAACCATGTTATTCAGAAGTGTATAGAGTGTGTCCCTCAAGATAGAATTCAGTTTATCATCTCATCCTTTTATGGGCAAGTTGTTGCACTTTCTACTCATCCTTATGGGTGCAGAGTTATTCAG AGGGTTCTAGAACATTGTGATGATCTAAACACTCAAGAAATTATCATGGATGAAATCATGCAATCTGTATGCACTTTAGCACAGGATCAATATGGAAATTATGTTATTCAG CACATCCTAGAATATGGTAAACCGCATGAACGAACTATTGTTATCAGCAAGCTTGCTGGACAAATTGTTAAGATGAGCCAGCAAAAATTTGCTTCTAATGTCATCGAGAAGTGCTTGGCTTTCGGGTCTCCTGAAGAACGTCAGATTTTGGTGAATGAAATGCTTGGTACCTCTGATGAGAATGAGCCCTTACAG
- the LOC123919716 gene encoding amino acid transporter AVT1C produces MNNSVVSENSFIIESDEEDDKDFNKDDDGNDSDSSNYSNENPPQRIQSSYNPSWPQSYRQSIDLYSSVPSPNIGFLGTSSLSRLSSSFLSTSLTRRHTPEVLPSVTKPLIQTIEDEPPQRRSSRALLPPLSRKSSLLKTESKVCHEVPSRHCSYGQAVLNGINVLCGVGILSTPYAAKEGGWVGLSILFIFGIISFYTGLLLRSCLDSEPGLETYPDIGQAAFGTTGRIAISIVLYVELYGCCIEYIILEGDNLASLFPNAYLNLGGIELSPQTLFAVVAALAVLPTVWLRDLSILSYISAGGVIASVLVVLCLLWIGVEDVGFQRSGTTLNLATLPVAIGLYGYCYSGHAVFPNIYTSMANPNQFPAVLVACFGVCTLLYAGGAFMGYKMFGDDTLSQFTLNLPQDLVATKIAVWTTVVNPFTKYALTISPVAMSLEELIPANHAKSYLYSIFIRTGLVFSTLVIGLSVPFFGLVMSLIGSLLTMLVTLILPCVCYLRILRGKVTRLQRGLCIGIIIVGAVCSSVGTYSALAEIVKSLSG; encoded by the exons ATGAATAACTCAGTAGTTTCAGAGAACAGTTTTATTATTGaaagtgatgaagaagatgataagGATTTTAACAAAGATGATGATGGAAATGATTCTGATTCTTCAAATTACTCCAATGAAAATCCACCACAAAGGATACAAAGTTCTTATAACCCTTCATGGCCTCAGAGTTACAG GCAATCTATTGATCTATACAGTAGTGTACCATCACCAAATATTGGATTTCTAGGAACTTCTTCATTGTCAAGATTAAGCAGTTCCTTCCTTTCTACATCTTTAACAAGGAGGCACACTCCTGAAGTTCTTCCTTCGGTTACAAAACCTCTTATACAGACAATAGAAGATGAGCCGCCACAAAGACGCAGCTCTCGCGCCTTGCTTCCTCCCCTTTCTAGAAAGTCTTCTTTGCTTAAGACAGAATCCAAGGTTTGTCATGAAGTTCCTTCTCGACACTGCTCTTACGGACAGGCTGTGCTTAATG GCATAAACGTTCTTTGTGGAGTAGGAATCCTTTCAACCCCTTATGCTGCTAAAGAAGGTGGATGGGTTGGACTTTccattttgttcatttttggAATCATTTCCTTTTATACCGGATTGCTCTTGCGTTCTTGCTTGGACAGCGAACCTGGCCTTGAAACATACCCTGACATTGGCCAAGCTGCTTTTGGTACTACCGGACGTATCGCTATTTCA ATAGTACTGTACGTCGAATTATAT GGCTGTTGCattgaatatataattttggAGGGAGACAACTTGGCTTCTTTGTTTCCAAATGCATACTTAAATTTAGGTGGAATCGAGTTGAGTCCGCAAACGCTCTTTGCTGTGGTTGCTGCCTTGGCTGTTCTTCCTACAGTTTGGCTCCGTGACCTAAGCATTCTTAGTTACATCTCAG CTGGTGGAGTTATAGCATCCGTTTTAGTGGTTCTGTGCTTGTTATGGATCGGCGTAGAAGACGTTGGCTTTCAACGCTCAGGGACAACACTCAATCTTGCAACTCTTCCGGTAGCTATTGGTCTTTACGGTTACTGTTATTCCGGTCATGCTGTTTTCCCAAATATTTATACTTCCATGGCAAATCCAAACCAGTTTCCTGCAGTACTAGTAGCATG TTTTGGAGTTTGTACCTTACTATATGCTGGCGGTGCTTTTATGGGATACAAAATGTTTGGAGACGATACTCTCTCTCAATTCACTCTTAACCTGCCACAAGACTTGGTTGCAACCAAGATTGCTGTCTGGACTACG GTGGTTAATCCATTTACCAA GTATGCGTTGACTATATCTCCAGTGGCAATGAGTCTCGAAGAGTTGATACCGGCAAACCATGCAAAGTCTTACCTATATTCAATTTTCATCAGAACAGGCCTTGTATTTTCTACCCTTGTTATTGGTCTCTCAGTTCCCTTTTTTG GTTTGGTTATGTCCTTAATTGGATCTTTACTTACAATGCTTGTA ACTTTGATATTACCATGTGTTTGTTACCTAAGAATCTTGCGGGGTAAGGTCACGCGATTACAG AGAGGACTTTGCATTGGAATTATTATAGTAGGAGCTGTGTGTTCTTCGGTTGGAACGTACTCAGCCCTCGCCGAGATTGTTAAGAGTTTGAGTGGATGA